The window ACTCCCCTATTCACTATAGATGAGATATTGTAGGGTGAGAAGTGAGCCTGGCAATAGAAGGCGTCCTGGAAAGCCACGGGACCTGGTCTCGTTGCCCCAGATAAAAGCTGTGTGGCCCTAAGCAATGGACTTctcctttgtgcctcagtttcctcatctgtaaaagccAGATTTTAATGAGATAATTTCTAAGGACTCTCCAAACTCTATCACCCCCAGAATCTAATAGAAAATCCAGTCTGGTTTTCagagcccttcataacctggctcCTTCCCACCgttttcttcatatacttaaaatataatCTCTCATACAGTGACTGGAGCCTCTTGGATGATAAAACAAACGATCCATCTTCCGATTCTGTCCGTTTTGCTTGCTTTCCCCCACCCACTCACACACTCTGGAAcactctctctctgcctcctgcCTTCCCTGGCTCCCTCCTACTCCCAGTTACTCATTCCTTCCCTCTGCAGGAAACCTCTCTCCCATTGTCTTTTCCCCTGAGGGCCTTCCTTTGGGTTACCCCCATTTAGTCTCCAGACCTCTTGGGTGCCAGTTGTTTGCAAGTTGCCTTTGCCAGTAAGCTATGAGTCCCCCGAGGGCAGGGAGTGGGTTTTACCTTTCTTCCTTTGCACAAATGACTGCTGGTTAACTGACTGCCCTTCTGCCGGGCTGTGGATGGGGAGGGGGCCCAGCCTGGTTAGTGGAGAGGGACTCCCACAGAGGAACTGGGACCAGAGCATGGAGGGTCGGGCTGAGGGTCTGGACTCAATGGGGATGTCCCTCTAAGCTTGGCAGGGTCCTTATCAGAGCTAGGCTTTTATATGGGAGAAAAATAAGTAAGCAGGTCTAGAAAAGGTTAGGAGACACCCCCCCCCTCCTTATTCTGTAGTAGTCTGGGCAGAAGGGAACGAATCTAAGACTCAGAAGGGGTCTCAGGGGAATCAAAGGGAGGCTGAATATGGAGGAAAAAGCTGCAGCTGGAGAAGTGTCTGCCCCCCTTTTTGAGCTGAGGCTGCCGAGGGGTTCACTTCATTAGAAGTGAACCCCCCACCTCAGGGGTCCAGTAAGTAGCCACACAGGCTACCCACCCCCCACTCAACCCTGGAGGCCCAGGGAggcaaagaagaggaagatgggaGGTCCAAGAAGCAGTAGCTGCCGCCTTAGGACCGGGGGAGGCAGTTCTGACCCTCTGAGAAGGGGAGAACAGGTGGGGGCAGAAATAAGGGGTGCTGCTGTGTTCAGGCCGCCCCTGGGGAGCTGTATCCCTGCCATAGAAAAATGTGGCCAGGTAGTGAGTGGCTCTGTCGCCTCACAAATGGGGGGCGGGGGGACtttgagaaggagggaggagctCTCCGAGGCTTTGGCCAGGGGCCCAGGAGCGGGGAAACTGAGAAACTTGGTTCCAGGAGTTGATTCCCCCTGGATAATTTATTAGAGGAGATAAGAGGCAGACAACTGCCAGCTGAGAATTGACCCAGCCAGAGACCCAATTACCGTGATGGGAAAAGGGCCTGAGTCGTAGGGGAAGGTTCCAGGACTGAGGGCCAGACTCTCACTATGTCACTGAACTAGGCTGATCACACTCACTCAGAAACCTTCTAGGGCTCCCAGTTGGAACTTTGGGGACCCACCACCTCGTGGTCTGGGCCCTGTAACCTCCCTTGCCCTGCCGAGTCTTCAGATCCGTTAATGTTCGGTgacctctttcctccttcctgcaCCTCTGCTCCACCTGGAGTCACTGATCTCCCCCATCAGTCTGGGGGCTTCCCAAAGGAGGCTCAAAGGAGGGGCTGTGCCTTCTGCAGCCCCCCAGCCCAGCCCCCACACCCGAGACCCGGGAACAGCTCAGTGGACAGAGAAGGGGACAGACCCAGGCTCAGGGTGTGGGAGCTTCATCCCGAGGAGGCTCCAGCCCCAGCTCTGTGAAGGGAGCAGCCTCCTGGACTGGCACCGAGGGAACTGGTCAGGACCACGGCCAAGTCCCTGCTCCTTTTTCAGGACTGGGagggctgggaatcaggaagagctgaaatCCAAATCCTGCTGCAGACACTTGCTGGGCAAGTAGcctaacttctgcctcagtttccccatgggGATTAATAACAGCACCTTTCTCAaagggttattgtaaagatcaaatgagctaatatttgtaaagtgcttaatctAGTGCCTGGCCCAGGTTAAGTGTTTAAAATGAgtgcttattttctccttcaggaTCAGaagttgttttattattattattattattaatagaagCATATAAGGTTTGTAAGAAGATCCTGGGATTCTAGTTCCTAGACTATTTGCCAAATACTTGCTCCATAGCCCCTTCGACCTTCCTGAGAGGTTCAGACAAGGCAGCTTGTCCCCTGACCTACCAGGTGACTTTTTTGGACTTGttttaattgttaaattgtttaaaaaaaattaactggacCTAAAtagcctcttttccttttccaatcatCTGTCCTTCCTCTCAACTACATACCATGTGTCACACACAACAAATGAGACTTGTAAAGTTGTCacgaaatgatattttaaaatgttgtaatATTGTCTGTCTGACAAAATGTTGTAGATAATTGCATAAGGAAAATTGAGACCCTACAGATGACAGTGACCCAAACAATCAAACTGAGTTGGGCAATTTTTTgtattaaattccttttctattttcttgattttcataacagagtTGGAGCAAACAAGTTATAGGAAGCATGACTTTATAAGAGGTATAGATAAGATCTCATTTGCACagtgaataagtcacttaattgaaAAGAATATTTGATGGCTTTGTGCTTGAATAACTAAAAatccaaatatattttacaagtgtgcttaataattatcaaaaccaaaaaaggatGCAGTTAGgtaaaagcttttgttttttgttctatgGTACCCAGAGTTTAGaactaaaataagaaataaaaggatgGCACACGAGCTACAGGTTCAATATTGGTAGGATGCAATGTCTAGAACTCTAGTTCACTGTGTTTGCCTAACTTCTTTCAGGTTGCAGTTATACCTCCCGAAGCATTTATCAAGCAgccagatttttcttgtgtatattTTAGTTCTCACCTGACAAGagtcataaaatagaaataattttggtCCATACACATCTTCCATACacatctcctttcccttctcaatCCTTTGTTCATATTGTCTTAAAGATTCTGCAAGTTCCAGGCAGGGTTCCTGAAACTGCTTTGAATACACatgatttctttttcccccttttctttttttcatcctttatcaGTGATGGTCTAGGGAAGAATTTGACTTTGAAAAGTCAAACCTTATTAAAGCTTATAatttaataggggaaaaaaaacctattagCTGATCTCAAAGACAGGATCTTCTCACCTATAACTTTCTCTGCTTCAGACTCTCCCCTTTGACATTTAACAAACCTTCTTAAACTTTACTCCCTCCCTTGTTCTCTATAACATAATCTCTCTATTCCCTTGTGTTCTCTCCATAGAATCCTCCATCTGTCCCCTGGGCTCTCCCAGTTTTCTCTGGCTTGCTTAAAGACTCAGCACAAATTTCATTATCTCCAGGAAGCTTTTTTCCAACTTCCTACTTTACCCTATGCCCAGCGCCTTCCCTCTGATATggatctctccctctctccctctccccctcccttctctctgtctgtctctctgtctctctgtctctctgcctctgtctctctctctctctctctctctctctctctctctctctgtctctatctctctctgtctgctctctctgtctctgtctctgtctctctctctctctctctctctctgtctctctctctgtttctctctctctctgtctctctctctgtctctctgtctctgtctctctctgtttctctctctctgtgtctctgtctctctctctgtctgtctctctctctctgtctctctctgtttctctctgtctgtctgtctctctgtctgtctctctctctctgtctctgtctctctgtctctgtctctctctgtgtctctctctctgtttctctctgtctctgtctctctgtctctgtctctctctctgtctctctgtctctgtctctgtctctctctctctctctctctctgtctctctctctgtctctctctctctctgtgtctgtctgtctgtctctctgtctctctttctctctgtctctgtctgtctgtctctctgtttctgtctgtctgtctctctgtctctgtctctgtctctctctgtttctctgtttctgtctctctctctgtctgtctgtctctctgtctctctctctctgtttctctctctgtctctctctctttgtctgtctctgtctctctgtctctgtctttctctctgtctctgtctctgtctctctgtctctttttctctctgtttctctctctctgtctctctttctctctgtctctctttctctctgtttctctctctctgtctctctctctgtgtctgtctctgtctctctgtctctgtctctctctctctgtgtctgtctctctgtctctctctgtctctttctctctctctctctctctctctctctctctctctctctctctctctctccatatctcGCATGGACATTGATTATTTGCACACTCTCTGCCCGATTAGAATGGGAGCTCCCTGAGAACAAGGAACCgatttctgcctctctctgcaTCCCCAGCACACACAGGCCCACGCTCAGAGTTGCAGAAACAGACTGCCTGCCTTCCTCTGGCCCTGTCCAGCTCTGAGGCTCCTTGTTGTGAGTTCCTTTCTAGCTAGAACCAAGGTTCCCCCATCCCATTATAATGgttatttctctctttatcccCAGGGTCCCTCCAAAGTGGAAGCCAGCGCTGCCGGCAGAAGCCCCCTAGCTTTCCCCAAGGTTTGCCCAGGGAATGGCTCTGTGAGCCCCGTTTTTGCCATGTGcctgctgggggagggggcacCATGCCCGATGCCCACCCCACACAATGCCAGTGCCCCTGCCCCCCTGGGCCCCTGCTTCCGCCCAATGAACATTAGCTGGGAGGAGCGGCAGCTCATTGCTTCTCCCTGGTTCGCTTCCATCTTCGGCCTTGTGGGCCTGGCCTCCAACCTGCTGGCCCTGGCGGTGCTGGCTGGAGCCCGCCGGGTGAGCAGCTACCGTGCCCGCTCCTCCTTCCTCACCTTCCTCTGTGGCTTGGTGCTCACCGACTTCTTGGGGCTGTTTGTGACCGGTTCCGTGGCCGTCTCTCAGCACGTCACACTCTTTGACTGGGCCGGCACTGACCCTGGCTGCCACCTGTGCAGGTTCATGGGGGTGGCTATGGTTTTCTTTGGCCTGAGCCCACTCCTCCTGGGCACCGCCATGGCAGTCGAGCGCTTTGTGGGCATCAACCAGCCCTTTTCCCGCCCAGCATCTGCATCCCAACGCCGGGCCTGGACCACCGTGGGACTCGTGTGGGCGGCCGCCTTCGGCCTGGGGCTCCTGCCCGTGGTGGGCCTGGGCCGGTACACCGTCCAGTACCCCGGATCCTGGTGCTTCTTGACGCTGGGGTCCCAAGTGGGCGACGTGACCTTCGGCCTGCTCTTCGCGCTGCTGGGGGCCTTCTCTGTGGGTCTCTCTTTCGTCTTCAACACCATCAGCGTGGTCACCCTGTGCCGCGTCTACCACGACCAAGAGGCCGCGTGCCAGCGACCGCGGGACAGCGAGGTGGAGATGATGGCCCAGCTTCTGGGCATCATGGTGGTGGCCACTGTCTGCTGGATGCCCCTGTTGGTGAGTGCCCCCGGCCTGCCGGCCCCTTGTAGCAGATGATCAAAGCGAGGGGTTAGGCCTGGTCCCCACCCCCCAAAGGCCCTTAAAGAAGGCTTCTGGCACAGATGCCCACTTTGTCCTCCGCGACAAAGGCCTAGAGAAGGGAGGTCACAGGATGAGAGACTCATGGGGAGTCCTGATCCTGCCCTCTGGAGCTCTTTCCAATGCTCTAACGCAGTTTAGTTGCCAGGAAATTTGTTTCTCAGCTTGCAGGAAATTGAAAACCTAATAGGTGGAGGATTCTCTCACCTTGTCCCCCAACTCCTCAACCGGGTTTTCTGTAAATTGAATAAACTGCCCCCGGGTGAGCTGGTTGGTTTGGCTGGTTTGGGGCTGGGGGGTAAAAGCATTATTATCTTGTGGGTTTTCTCAAATCCAGGCTGGCCTCAGTGATATGGGTCATAAATAATTCATCAACCTCTTCCATCTCAGACCTGTGTTTAAAAGGGAGTGGAAGGGCAGGGGGAGAGGTCCCTCCCactctctcagccttagtttccccaattGTTAAGATGAGACGATTCCACTGGATGAGTCtcgttcaattcaataaacattgattggACGCCCACCGTGCAGGAAGCTCAGAGCTGGGAAGACCAGCAAAAGCATCCCACTTATTTGCCACCGAGGGACAGTCCGGGAGCAGGTTACAGATATGGAGAAAGGGGAGTGTGGCAGAGGCCAAGAGAGCCAAGCTTAGCACTAGTGGAAATTCGAGCAGGGAGAGATCGCTGGCACTTGGCAGCCAAGGAGCAGAGGGGGTGCCCAGGAGATGGGAGGGAGGTGTCAAGGATGGCTTCAGGATGATGTCTCGAAACCTGGCCCGGTGGAGATggtagaagggggaggaggggcagcGGGGGAGCAGAGAAGTATTTTCAGCCATTTGGGGTTCAGGAAAAGGTAAATTAGAAATATTATGTGAGTATGGAACCTATATCAAATTAGGGGGCagaagatttggaactcaaaaagaattttaaatgaatgttaaaaattgtctttacatgtaactgggaaaaataaaatgtgtgtgaaaaaataattgaacatttaaaaaaattagatgagGTCTGTGGTTGTAAGAGTAGGAGTCGCTAATGGGGAAAGGTGAATGTTAGgattagaagaaagagaaaggaataaaggaagagaaggagaataaGGGAAGGCAAAGGGTGAGAGCCTATAAGAAGAAGGTCCTAAGTTTAAACTTTCTTCTGTAGGCAAAAGGCAGTGAAACTTTTTGGAAAGAGGAGTGATCTCATCATAGAAATGTAAAGGACAATTATTGAACACTAGTGAAGAAAGATTGAAGAGAAGGTGAGAAAACCAGGGAGGAAGATCTGACAATTTTAAGTGAGTTGAGATGAGGGACTGAACTCATGAGAACCCAAAGGAGGAACCATATGTAAGAGATATCACTGAGATAGAAAAGATGGAACATAGCAACTGATTAAAGCAATAGAAGGAGGGAAGAACTAGGAAAAAAGTCgaggaaaatatcaaaaattatacCAATATGTAGCTAATGatctttggggaaaagaagatTTTTGAATGATTACCTTGGGTGATTGTAAATCCAGACTTGATTTTATCAAAACTTGTACTGAAATTAAATGTAATATGATCCCTTCAGTGAGATAAGTTCTCATACTAGGATGATTGTGGTAAATCAGCGCTTAAGGCAATATAGAAtgccaaaaataagaaaaaagtgatttttaaaatataaaatcagttGAAAATGCATTTGATTGAATTGGTATTCAGTTACTAGTAATAAATTCTGTTTAAGGAGAGGCAGCTGGGTTTCACAGTGGAAAGCGcaggaatcaggaggacctgagttcaaacccagcgttagacatttactagctgtgtgatcctggacaagtcccttaaccccgattgcctccaAAAATAAATTAAGCCAAGGTTGATTGAAAGATTGGTGTTATCTTTAATAGATAGAGAGAatttatggagagaaagaaaatgacatatcGAGTTTGAGGTGCTAGCAGGATGTCCAGGCAGAGATATCCAAGAGAagttaaaaatatggaaatagagTTTTGGGGAGGGGATAGAGTCATGTCCTCAGATGATATGGATTCCCAGAGAAGACTGTGAAGAGATAAGAGGGTCTGTAACTAGGGAGGGGTAATCAAGGCT of the Sarcophilus harrisii chromosome 1, mSarHar1.11, whole genome shotgun sequence genome contains:
- the TBXA2R gene encoding thromboxane A2 receptor, whose translation is MCLLGEGAPCPMPTPHNASAPAPLGPCFRPMNISWEERQLIASPWFASIFGLVGLASNLLALAVLAGARRVSSYRARSSFLTFLCGLVLTDFLGLFVTGSVAVSQHVTLFDWAGTDPGCHLCRFMGVAMVFFGLSPLLLGTAMAVERFVGINQPFSRPASASQRRAWTTVGLVWAAAFGLGLLPVVGLGRYTVQYPGSWCFLTLGSQVGDVTFGLLFALLGAFSVGLSFVFNTISVVTLCRVYHDQEAACQRPRDSEVEMMAQLLGIMVVATVCWMPLLVFIAQTVLQSPPVMLPSGQLPRPTERLLLIYLRVATWNQILDPWVYILFRRAVLKRIYPRLTVRRSIPSLDPAISRTLQPKSTREPRLP